One genomic region from Bacillota bacterium encodes:
- the uvrC gene encoding excinuclease ABC subunit UvrC, with amino-acid sequence MPHEDKLKLVPALPGVYLMKDNDGRVLYVGKARVLKHRLRSYFQAGASYEPKVAAMLEKTVDFEYIITDTEREALVLESNLIKEMRPHYNIRIKDDKHYPYFRLSVQDPYPRLSIVRRVVNDKARYFGPYPQVSVVRDMFKLLKRIIPLMTCDRDVAYGHVSGKVCLNYHLKQCLGVCTGEVSEAEYRNLVKEVEMLLEGRHKPLVESLTKQMEQAAAELNFERAATLRDQVQAIESLAEKQKFDAAKHVERDIVGLVASLEEACATIFHMREGKVIGRETVFLAGSLEQSRAEVLAAFLAQYYAASPVVPKEIILATAPAEQEMLEEVLSRQKGAKVLLAVPKRGANKAMVELAERNAAQNLAERWARGPGQAELAKKGLSELAHLLALPALPQRIECYDISHIQGTQAVGSMVVFHEGRPARSQYRRFRIKWVVGQNDYASLHEVLTRRLTAFRQGQSKFAPLPDLMIIDGGRGQLNAALDALRQEEYPDIPIVALAKAEEEVFAPDRERPIILAPHTQGRYLLQRVRDEAHRFALAYHQQLRRDAQLASRLEECPGIGSRRRVALLKHFGNFAAVLRASVDELAAVEGLSRALALRLWEFLHSPD; translated from the coding sequence TTGCCCCATGAGGACAAGCTAAAGCTCGTGCCTGCCCTCCCTGGGGTCTACCTGATGAAGGATAACGACGGCAGGGTGCTCTACGTCGGCAAAGCTAGGGTGCTTAAACATAGGCTACGTAGCTACTTTCAGGCTGGCGCCAGTTATGAGCCGAAAGTAGCGGCCATGCTCGAAAAGACAGTGGACTTTGAGTACATCATCACCGATACTGAGCGCGAAGCCTTGGTCTTAGAGAGCAATCTTATCAAAGAGATGCGCCCCCATTACAACATTCGCATTAAAGACGACAAGCACTACCCTTACTTTAGGCTGTCAGTGCAGGACCCCTACCCTCGCCTGTCGATTGTGCGCCGTGTGGTTAATGACAAGGCGCGTTACTTCGGCCCCTACCCGCAAGTTAGCGTGGTCAGAGACATGTTTAAGCTCTTGAAGCGTATCATCCCCCTTATGACTTGCGACCGCGACGTAGCATATGGACATGTGAGCGGTAAAGTATGCCTTAACTACCACCTTAAACAATGCCTGGGCGTCTGCACAGGCGAGGTTAGCGAGGCAGAGTACCGCAACTTAGTGAAGGAAGTGGAGATGCTCCTCGAAGGTAGGCACAAGCCCCTAGTGGAGAGTTTAACGAAGCAAATGGAACAAGCCGCCGCAGAGCTTAACTTTGAACGTGCTGCAACTCTGCGCGACCAAGTGCAGGCCATCGAAAGTCTGGCCGAGAAGCAAAAGTTTGATGCGGCTAAGCATGTCGAACGCGACATAGTGGGCTTAGTTGCTAGCTTAGAGGAAGCCTGTGCGACCATTTTTCATATGAGGGAAGGCAAGGTTATTGGGCGGGAGACCGTCTTTTTAGCGGGCAGTCTCGAGCAGAGCAGGGCAGAGGTACTGGCTGCCTTTCTCGCACAGTATTATGCGGCCTCTCCTGTCGTTCCCAAAGAAATTATCCTCGCCACCGCGCCAGCCGAGCAAGAGATGTTAGAAGAAGTGCTTAGCAGGCAGAAGGGCGCTAAAGTGCTCTTAGCAGTGCCTAAACGTGGAGCCAACAAGGCCATGGTCGAGCTAGCAGAGCGTAACGCGGCGCAGAATCTCGCCGAGAGATGGGCTCGAGGGCCTGGGCAAGCAGAGCTAGCCAAGAAAGGCTTGTCCGAATTGGCACATCTCTTGGCCTTGCCAGCCCTCCCACAGCGGATAGAATGCTACGACATCTCACATATTCAAGGGACGCAGGCTGTTGGTTCCATGGTGGTGTTTCACGAAGGCCGGCCGGCGCGCTCGCAATATCGTCGCTTTAGGATCAAGTGGGTGGTGGGGCAAAACGACTACGCCTCTCTGCACGAGGTCTTGACACGGCGACTTACAGCCTTTCGCCAGGGCCAGAGCAAATTCGCGCCTTTGCCTGACCTTATGATTATCGACGGGGGCCGGGGGCAACTGAACGCCGCCCTAGACGCGCTCAGGCAGGAAGAATACCCCGACATTCCCATAGTTGCTCTTGCCAAAGCGGAAGAAGAAGTATTTGCCCCCGACCGTGAGCGACCGATCATCCTTGCTCCCCACACGCAGGGGCGGTACCTTCTGCAGAGGGTTAGAGACGAGGCGCATCGTTTTGCCCTAGCCTACCACCAACAATTACGCCGCGATGCCCAGCTGGCCTCACGGCTAGAAGAGTGCCCAGGCATCGGGTCCCGTAGGCGCGTCGCGCTACTTAAGCACTTCGGCAATTTCGCCGCCGTCCTGCGAGCCTCGGTGGATGAGCTGGCCGCTGTAGAGGGCCTTAGTCGGGCCTTAGCTCTCCGCCTTTGGGAATTTTTACACTCACCAGACTAG
- a CDS encoding DnaD domain protein, whose translation MAKKRIKLEKRDDRREFSIIFHELWTESLGHIGGSGALLYCFLKYLADHEVPEPYSAEWEQAVCLPLGMSRDESHAAWAKLQESGLILLEKNSYVLCEPRPSVGASPTSESKMLMVEVEARFGRPLSMTEIELLGDLCRVYDETLVRLAAAVAVEAGALSLPYIRQVLLNWKAKGITSAAQAEADRLGFQEKKAKRNARTGSRGSDPAPTPTALAPSKSKYDEAEIILRRIRKSAGDEVRHGN comes from the coding sequence GTGGCGAAGAAACGCATTAAACTGGAGAAACGCGATGACCGTCGCGAGTTCTCCATCATTTTTCATGAGCTATGGACAGAAAGCCTGGGGCACATTGGCGGCTCGGGGGCTTTGCTTTACTGCTTCCTCAAATACTTGGCGGATCACGAAGTGCCCGAGCCCTACTCCGCCGAGTGGGAACAGGCAGTTTGTTTGCCGCTCGGTATGTCTAGGGATGAGAGTCATGCCGCCTGGGCCAAGCTGCAAGAAAGTGGTCTCATACTCCTCGAGAAAAACAGCTATGTGTTGTGCGAGCCCCGCCCGAGTGTAGGTGCGTCGCCAACTAGTGAGAGCAAGATGCTGATGGTAGAAGTCGAAGCACGTTTCGGGCGCCCCCTGAGTATGACTGAAATTGAGCTCTTGGGCGATTTGTGCAGGGTCTACGACGAGACTTTGGTGCGCTTAGCTGCTGCTGTCGCCGTTGAGGCAGGGGCTTTGAGCCTGCCCTACATCAGGCAGGTACTCCTCAACTGGAAGGCTAAGGGCATTACGTCTGCGGCCCAAGCCGAGGCTGACCGCCTTGGCTTCCAAGAAAAAAAGGCCAAGCGCAACGCCCGTACTGGCAGTAGGGGTAGCGACCCCGCTCCCACGCCCACTGCTCTGGCGCCAAGCAAATCTAAGTATGACGAAGCCGAGATCATTTTGCGCCGCATCAGAAAGTCGGCTGGTGACGAGGTAAGACATGGCAACTAA
- a CDS encoding ATP-binding protein — protein MATKERAALTNLWEAAERRTNVLQAHPHLAALEDEVSLALRLFAAGQGDDQAVASARDKRSQYLREHGLPLDYAEPRWSCADCQDESYVGGKPCHCRQQAELAHLLGNSGLPPKLRTQTFARFDLSWYSGSMMTPLGISERHCASYALNTCQKFVASVMEGQERSGLFISGEPGLGKTFLLSSICNSLLAARVPTLYVVFCDLIAAIKDTFNAESSGTTESRIMTAAREADVLLLDDLGAEQVTEFVTNRLFDIVNYRCNHQKPLVVSSNLKVSEIGRLYGERIASRLWEMCEVVALYGEDIRIQKKRQG, from the coding sequence ATGGCAACTAAGGAGAGGGCCGCACTAACCAATCTTTGGGAAGCAGCAGAGCGCCGCACCAATGTTTTGCAGGCTCACCCTCATCTGGCCGCCCTCGAAGACGAGGTTTCCCTCGCTCTGCGCCTCTTTGCTGCGGGACAAGGCGATGATCAAGCAGTCGCCAGCGCCCGGGACAAGCGTTCTCAATACCTTAGGGAGCACGGCCTGCCACTCGATTATGCCGAACCCCGTTGGTCGTGCGCAGATTGTCAAGATGAAAGCTATGTGGGGGGCAAGCCCTGTCACTGCCGCCAGCAGGCCGAGCTCGCGCACCTACTCGGTAATTCAGGTTTGCCCCCTAAGCTACGCACACAGACTTTCGCGCGTTTTGACTTGAGTTGGTACTCTGGCAGCATGATGACCCCCCTTGGTATCTCCGAGAGGCATTGCGCCAGTTATGCCCTTAACACTTGCCAGAAGTTTGTGGCTTCGGTTATGGAGGGGCAGGAGCGCAGCGGCCTATTTATCTCGGGCGAACCTGGACTGGGTAAGACCTTCTTGCTCAGCTCTATCTGTAATAGTTTACTAGCGGCCCGAGTGCCGACCCTGTATGTTGTCTTTTGTGATCTCATTGCGGCCATCAAAGACACCTTTAATGCCGAAAGTAGCGGTACCACCGAGTCGCGTATTATGACAGCGGCGCGTGAGGCCGACGTGCTGCTTCTCGATGACTTAGGAGCTGAACAAGTAACCGAGTTTGTCACCAACAGACTATTTGACATCGTCAACTATCGCTGCAATCATCAAAAACCTTTGGTGGTGTCGTCAAATCTAAAGGTGTCGGAGATTGGGCGCCTATATGGGGAACGAATTGCCTCTCGTTTGTGGGAAATGTGTGAGGTCGTAGCGCTCTACGGTGAGGATATACGAATACAGAAGAAGCGGCAGGGATAA
- a CDS encoding DUF2089 domain-containing protein, which produces MRKQAPGLCPVCGEKFHVAKLDCHRCSTSLTGDFEPCRFCALTSEQKTFLEVFVKSRGNIKEVERELGISYPTVRSRLDNVLDALGFRVDEATMPVDLPSRRKEVLDALSRGEVTADEAVKLLRALT; this is translated from the coding sequence GTGCGTAAGCAAGCCCCCGGCCTGTGTCCGGTCTGCGGTGAAAAATTCCATGTTGCCAAGCTTGACTGCCATCGGTGCTCTACAAGCCTGACGGGAGATTTTGAGCCCTGTCGTTTTTGCGCCCTAACCAGCGAACAAAAGACTTTTCTCGAGGTCTTTGTCAAGAGCCGCGGAAATATTAAAGAAGTAGAGAGAGAGCTTGGCATTTCTTACCCCACAGTGCGTAGCCGCCTCGACAATGTACTCGATGCCTTAGGGTTTCGCGTCGATGAGGCTACGATGCCCGTGGATCTTCCTTCGCGGCGCAAAGAAGTTCTTGACGCGCTCTCCCGTGGGGAAGTCACGGCCGATGAGGCAGTGAAGCTTCTGCGTGCGCTTACCTAG
- a CDS encoding PspC domain-containing protein gives MERRLYRSLSNRMIGGICGGLAEYVNADPTIIRLLMLLFVLFGGAGFLFYLAAWVIIPERSSSA, from the coding sequence ATGGAAAGGCGCCTGTATCGTTCGCTCTCGAACCGCATGATAGGAGGCATATGTGGAGGACTGGCAGAGTATGTAAATGCTGATCCGACCATTATCCGGCTATTGATGCTTCTCTTCGTTCTCTTTGGAGGAGCGGGATTTCTCTTCTACTTGGCGGCGTGGGTGATCATCCCAGAGCGGTCGAGCAGTGCGTAA
- a CDS encoding phage holin family protein, with product MRKPFLWKVALNALGLWIVTEFLVAGMRVENVPALLVAALVLGLINATVRPILILLSLPFNVLTLGLLTLVINGAMLSLAASIVPGFYIATFWTAVWGAILLSIISAVLDSF from the coding sequence GTGCGTAAACCCTTTCTTTGGAAAGTCGCCCTCAATGCTCTCGGACTGTGGATAGTGACAGAGTTTTTAGTGGCGGGTATGCGCGTTGAAAATGTACCGGCCCTTCTCGTGGCCGCACTCGTCTTAGGCCTTATCAATGCTACCGTACGGCCGATTCTAATCTTGCTCTCGTTGCCCTTCAATGTATTAACTCTAGGTCTACTAACTCTAGTGATCAATGGTGCCATGCTCTCTCTTGCGGCCTCCATTGTTCCGGGGTTTTACATCGCCACCTTCTGGACAGCAGTGTGGGGTGCGATATTGCTCAGCATCATTAGTGCGGTGCTCGACAGTTTTTAA
- a CDS encoding ABC transporter ATP-binding protein gives MGRLFKQVKPYYGRIAWSVLMMFIGTALVAAQPMLIQQAIDRAFRGGEWGLLVPFSLAILLATVLRAGINYLERISMEWVAQRTIYDLRNEVYRHLQSMSFSFYDKAETGQLMSRATADVETLRRFLSFGVLRLVGSSLTFVVVFALLFSMHWRLTLVAMLTMPLLILIVWQFATKVRPRYLVIQQYLGEITSVLQEVIAGVRVVRAYAQEEREIERFRRKNWQYLDLNISTVRLWAFYFPLMSLLGGLGSTLILWYGGILVVRGDLTIGQMVAFQTLLMQLIMPIRMIGWLVNMATQAVAAGQRVYEILDTAPDVREKPQALELACTKGHVRFENVSFSYDGKTEVLDGLNIDAPAGQTVALLGSTGSGKSSVINLIPRFYDITAGRITIDGIDIRDVTLKSLRANIGIVLQETFLFSATIKENIAYGKAGAQEAEIIAAAQAARIHDFIVSLPEGYDTLLGERGIGLSGGQKQRVAIARALLMNPRILILDEATSSVDTETEFLIQQALHELMQNRTTFVVAQRLSTVKEAQQIIVLKDGKVQQKGTHDSLLREEGVYREIYDLQFRPQEELGISSREGENK, from the coding sequence ATGGGACGCCTCTTCAAGCAGGTTAAACCCTACTATGGGCGCATTGCTTGGTCAGTACTGATGATGTTTATTGGCACAGCCCTGGTCGCAGCGCAACCCATGCTTATTCAGCAAGCCATTGACCGCGCCTTTAGGGGTGGGGAATGGGGGCTCTTGGTTCCCTTTTCGCTCGCGATCCTCCTAGCTACGGTACTTCGCGCAGGTATTAACTACCTCGAGCGCATTTCAATGGAGTGGGTTGCGCAGCGTACCATTTACGATTTGCGTAACGAAGTCTACCGGCACTTGCAGTCCATGTCCTTTAGTTTTTATGACAAAGCCGAGACAGGGCAGCTCATGTCGCGTGCCACGGCTGACGTGGAGACACTGCGGCGCTTTTTAAGTTTTGGCGTGCTACGTCTTGTGGGTAGCAGTCTGACCTTTGTCGTGGTCTTTGCCCTGCTTTTTTCCATGCATTGGCGTTTGACGCTAGTGGCCATGCTCACCATGCCCCTCTTGATCTTGATCGTCTGGCAGTTTGCTACTAAGGTCAGGCCGCGCTACCTGGTCATTCAGCAATACCTAGGTGAAATCACTAGTGTCCTGCAAGAAGTCATTGCGGGCGTACGTGTGGTGCGTGCTTATGCGCAAGAAGAGAGGGAAATAGAGCGCTTTCGCCGCAAAAATTGGCAGTATCTGGACTTAAATATTAGCACCGTGCGCCTCTGGGCTTTTTATTTCCCCCTGATGTCCCTGTTGGGGGGCTTAGGCAGCACGCTCATCTTGTGGTACGGTGGCATTCTTGTCGTGCGTGGCGACTTAACTATCGGACAGATGGTGGCCTTTCAGACCTTGCTGATGCAATTAATCATGCCTATACGCATGATTGGCTGGTTAGTGAACATGGCGACGCAGGCAGTAGCCGCAGGGCAGAGGGTTTATGAAATACTTGACACCGCCCCAGATGTACGCGAGAAGCCGCAAGCCCTAGAGCTCGCGTGCACCAAGGGGCATGTGCGCTTTGAGAATGTCAGTTTTAGCTATGACGGCAAAACAGAAGTACTGGATGGACTGAACATCGACGCCCCCGCAGGGCAGACAGTGGCCTTGCTGGGCAGTACTGGCTCTGGCAAGAGCTCCGTCATCAACTTAATACCTAGGTTTTACGACATTACGGCAGGCAGAATAACTATAGATGGTATCGACATACGCGACGTTACACTGAAGAGTCTGCGGGCCAATATCGGCATTGTGTTGCAGGAGACGTTTTTGTTTTCGGCCACAATTAAGGAGAACATTGCTTATGGCAAGGCGGGCGCGCAGGAGGCCGAAATTATCGCTGCGGCGCAGGCGGCGCGCATTCACGATTTTATTGTTAGTCTGCCAGAAGGCTATGATACTCTGCTCGGAGAGCGCGGCATAGGTTTATCCGGTGGGCAGAAACAAAGAGTCGCCATTGCTCGCGCCCTGCTTATGAATCCTCGTATCCTGATTCTCGATGAAGCCACCTCGAGCGTAGACACCGAGACAGAGTTCCTTATTCAACAGGCCTTGCACGAGTTAATGCAAAATCGTACGACCTTTGTGGTGGCACAAAGGCTGTCAACCGTAAAAGAAGCCCAACAGATTATTGTCCTTAAAGATGGCAAAGTGCAGCAAAAGGGCACGCACGACTCCCTGCTCCGCGAGGAAGGTGTCTACCGAGAAATCTATGACTTGCAGTTTAGGCCGCAGGAGGAACTAGGCATCAGCTCTAGGGAGGGGGAAAATAAATGA